A portion of the Podospora pseudoanserina strain CBS 124.78 chromosome 2, whole genome shotgun sequence genome contains these proteins:
- the LSK1 gene encoding serine/threonine protein kinase, CMGC, CDC2/CDK subfamily (COG:D; EggNog:ENOG503NUEM) has protein sequence MDHQHQHKHQQSSAQRRRRNFGPPPNGSHRPLERQQIHPRVEHDLGMTTSRRPSEPAAAAAVNRSSAPARERDRERERDRKQQHQQHQHQHRHPPSPLPNPNLPPPPPPPPPPPPPRGRSPQSSKSEYPHRRRDRSRSTDYRPSRSSRPSQRSPHSRRDRSRERDRDRGRDREPAHSRDRHPPADRHRSRERSSRSRKDARDRQGSRSRRRASRSPASVKRPRSPSPSSIGGSQPKKSRRDRSPGRAEKDAPKSLPPKPPRRDPSPASRARHSRSPEGRDHRRPKTSKRAGRSRSPSASRRRRSRSRGAETAASQSTRRRSRSRQRSPHAEHRRRSESRSRPRSPAARGARRPPSVDTGSHRKPSFDLNSTRTPHGALPPGSPRDSRAANPTKSEAPTDESNKTSGKFDPSSGSNSIEVSMGTRGNYRGGFNPQQQNYPPRGGYGQSSGQGTPASSFHGSPPAQSPYAGSGRGWNGAQQFSPPGSVRRPKNAVLANSHGNSQYSQPYPHNNYGPPTGPQNHYHSNQTQTPPYAPTGPASQYPAGSYRGGHRGGPGGFRGGAFGGGRGVPRGGFKSAWNSSHPDGRTSDPSHTSNHQSPEAHDKSEAKDVLMQDADNPFRPSKELQVEDASKEDKSKDDKMAPPTSRAPPTGPQSQTPNKFSFSMKTASKPVVAVPRPEISIKFNAPPAPREPTAASNPLQRAPPTKPERDRERERDRDRDRDRERDRDRDRDRDRDRDRDRDRDRDRDRDRSGYPRNAPTEPASARSRPNDHRRPHDLPSRQPDPTPKTRKVKKMMKRLKEKPKLPEDLARSKSVFFRRPGNESVVGSGTYGKVFKGVNVYTKKLVALKRIRMEGERDGFPVTAVREIKLLRSLKHTNVVELQEVMVESNECFMVFEYLSHDLTGLLNHPNYTLEPAHKKHLARQLFEGLDYLHTRGVLHRDIKAANILVSNEGVLKLADFGLARFYAKHHQLDYTNRVITIWYRSPELLLGETQYGPAVDIWSAACVLVEIFTKRVIFPGDGSEINQLDKIHSVLGTPTRSEWPDIVEMPWFELLRPTVRMASQFEERYKGVVTPMAYELLRSMFRYDPKKRPSAGEVLKHGYFTEEEPEARQAVELRDVQGDWHEFESKALRREKEKKEREEKDRKEREKKGVATAKGEKEKGERKRPIEGGGDAAQREAKRLHVEEGSGSGSGSKAR, from the exons ATggaccaccagcaccagcacaaGCACCAGCAGTCCTCAGCACAGCGTCGGCGTCGAAACTTTGGTCCACCGCCCAATGGCAGCCACCGTCCTCTCGAACGCCAACAAATCCACCCTCGGGTTGAGCATGATCTCGGCATGACTACTTCACGCAGACCGTCCgaacccgccgccgccgctgccgtgAATCGGTCCTCTGCACCTGCTCGCGAACGAGATAGAGAAAGAGAGCGAGACAGGaaacagcaacaccagcaacaccagcaccagcaccgccatcctccctcaccatTGCCGAATCCGaaccttccaccaccaccaccaccgccgccgccacctccccctccccgaggCCGTTCCCCGCAGTCATCAAAGTCTGAATATCCCCATCGCCGTCGCGACCGGAGCCGCAGCACCGATTACCGCCCCAGTCGTTCCTCTCGCCCATCTCAGCGCTCGCCCCATAGCCGTCGAGACCGTTCCCGCGAGCGTGACCGTGATCGTGGCCGTGACCGCGAACCAGCCCACTCCCGCGATCGCCATCCACCGGCGGACCGCCACCGTTCACGGGAAAGGTCTTCCAGGTCTAGGAAAGACGCTCGCGATCGTCAGGGTTCTCGCTCTCGCCGGCGTGCATCGCGTTCCCCAGCATCCGTGAAGCGTCCGCGCAGCCCCAGTCCATCATCCATTGGAGGGTCGCAGCCGAAGAAGTCCCGGCGGGACCGTAGCCCAGGAAGGGCAGAGAAGGACGCGCCGAAATCTCTGCCACCAAAGCCCCCACGTCGTGATCCGTCACCAGCATCCCGTGCCCGTCATTCAAGGTCTCCGGAAGGCCGTGACCATCGGCGGCCAAAGACTAGCAAACGGGCAGGACGGTCAAGGTCACCGAGTGCGTCTCGCCGGCGGAGATCCCGGTCCCGTGGAGCGGAAACTGCTGCGTCCCAATCAACACGTCGACGTAGCAGGTCCCGTCAGCGATCTCCCCACGCAGAGCACCGACGTCGGTCGGAATCCAGATCGCGCCCTCGTAGTCCAGCTGCGCGGGGTGCTAGGAGGCCCCCTTCTGTTGATACTGGGTCGCACCGCAAGCCCAGCTTCGATCTGAACTCTACTCGGACGCCACACGGAGCCTTACCCCCCGGTTCTCCGCGTGATTCGAGAGCAGCTAACCCTACTAAAAGCGAAGCCCCCACCGACGAGTCTAACAAGACCTCTGGCAAGTTTGATCCATCGTCTGGTTCGAACAGCATCGAGGTCAGCATGGGAACAAGGGGCAATTACCGCGGCGGTTTCAATCCCCAACAACAGAACTATCCTCCCCGCGGTGGCTACGGCCAGTCTTCGGGGCAAGGGACACCCGCATCATCCTTTCACGGCTCTCCGCCAGCACAGTCACCGTATGCTGGAAGCGGACGAGGATGGAATGGTGCACAGCAGTTTTCACCGCCAGGGTCAGTCCGGCGCCCCAAGAATGCAGTGCTTGCTAACTCACACGGCAACAGCCAATATTCCCAGCCATACCCACACAACAATTATGGGCCGCCTACCGGTCCTCAGAATCATTATCATTCCAATCAGACACAGACTCCGCCATACGCACCCACAGGCCCAGCATCTCAGTATCCTGCGGGCTCATATCGTGGTGGGCACAGAGGCGGACCTGGGGGGTTCCGGGGTGGTGCATtcggtggtggccgtgggGTACCGCGCGGTGGCTTCAAGAGTGCATGGAACTCATCCCACCCCGATGGACGGACCTCGGATCCATCCCACACCAGCAATCACCAGTCTCCAGAGGCTCATGACAAGTCAGAGGCGAAAGATGTGTTGATGCAGGATGCTGATAACCCCTTCAGGCCATCTAAAGAATTGCAGGTTGAAGACGCAAGCAAGGAGGACAAGTCGAAAGATGACAAGATGGCTCCTCCGACAAGCCGTGCTCCGCCGACTGGGCCCCAGTCCCAGACACCCAACAAGTTCAGCTTCAGCATGAAGACTGCGTCAAAGCCGGTCGTGGCAGTTCCACGGCCCGAGATATCGATCAAGTTTAACGCCCCTCCTGCCCCACGAGAGCCCACTGCTGCTTCCAATCCTCTTCAGAGAGCACCCCCTACGAAGCCCGAGCGAGACAGAGAGCGAGAACGGGATAGAGATAGGGATAGGGACAGGGAGAGGGATCGAGATCGAGATAGGGACAGGGACCGAGATAGGGACAGGGACCGAGATAGGGACAGGGACCGAGATAGGGACAGATCCGGATATCCCAGAAATGCTCCCACTGAGCCTGCCTCGGCCCGCTCTCGCCCGAACGACCACCGCAGACCTCACGACCTGCCTAGCAGGCAACCAGATCCCACGCCCAAGACACGCAAAGTaaagaagatgatgaagcgtctcaaggagaagccaaAGCTCCCAGAAGATCTGGCGCGGTCCAAGTCGGTGTTCTTCCGCAGACCAGGCAACGAGTCGGTGGTCGGGTCGGGCACATACGGCAAGGTGTTTAAGGGGGTAAACGTCTACACCAAGAAGCTCGTGGCGCTCAAGCGGATCCGTATGGAGGGTGAACGCGACGGTTTTCCCGTCACGGCAGTGCGAGAAATCAAACTTCTCCGCTCGCTCAAGCACACCAATGTGGTTGAGCTGCAAGAAGTCATGGTCGAGTCGAACGAGTGCTTCATGGTGTTTGAGTACCTCTCGCACGACCTGACGGGTCTGCTGAACCACCCCAACTACACCCTGGAGCCGGCTCACAAGAAGCACCTGGCCAGACAGCTgtttgaggggttggattACCTGCACACGAGGGGGGTCCTGCACAGGGACATCAAAGCGGCGAACATCTTGGTTTCTAACGAGGGCGTCTTGAAGCTGGCCGACTTTGGACTGGCGCGGTTCTATgccaagcaccaccagctcGACTACACCAACCGTGTCATCACCATTTGGTACCGGTCCCCggagctgttgctgggggaGACGCAGTATGGTCCCGCGGTGGATATCTGGTCTGCGGCGTGCGTGCTGGTGGAGATTTTTACCAAGAGGGTGATTTTTCCTGGGGATGGGAGCGAGATTAATCAGCTGGACAAGATACACTCTGTGCTGGGGACGCCGACGAGGTCGGAGTGGCCGGATATTGTGGAGATGCCGTGGTTTGAGTTGCTGAGGCCgacggtgaggatggcgagccAGTTTGAGGAGAGGTACAAGGGGGTTGTGACGCCGATGGCGTATGAGCTGTTGAGGAGCATGTTTAGGTATGATCCGAAGAAGAGGCCGAgcgcgggggaggtgttgaagcaTGGGTATTTTACTGAGGAGGAGCCAGAGGCTAGGCAGGCGGTTGA GCTGAGAGATGTCCAGGGTGACTGGCATGAATTCGAGAGCAAGgcgttgaggagggagaaggagaagaaggaacgggaggagaaggatcggaaggagagggagaagaagggggttgccACGGCcaagggggaaaaggaaaagggggagaggaagaggccgattgagggaggaggggatgctgcgcagagggaggcgaaGAGGCTGcatgtggaggagggttcGGGGTCGGGGTCGGGGTCAAAAGCGAGATGA
- a CDS encoding hypothetical protein (EggNog:ENOG503P410): MDVYNNRADGPPGGSDSSELSPQSSSSSNPEVAVDLNSAITRTTTTTTTTTTKSKRRRSFPLGFVTGVLFSSSSDPSSFVDGTRAEGRPVGSSGKNSTTATALRKLSNRFPSAAESGGSEQGSLTTTTTTGPVVVRTYSGGGGDQRRRSRRGRVLSSGVATTGSSNLDVTTTTTQATLSSEETTAATMPPKQHQSGSASSKPRSGFLLGGWTWGGREQRRQEEPKLPPLEAFSFRSFVQDAGQQQQGDISADLDRIAEICARSRYSLSNQYEVHVAPHGSGAGFVTEQQQQQQPRSRRGKKSVAEGRLETIMSCSRSCSSEGGDGMRQQQKGAGEVVEGVRGRKGKGGGESSKRLERKRSASFANAIMEGEGGLVKGEVVAPRVSGSDIGVRTCSSTTATEGVWQQQQPRYYEELPHEGHQSHYTYYNQNPRSSSGNLFGSWVPWQTPASSSTPQGRRNAEGRLRELLKAPSEGRR; this comes from the coding sequence ATGGATGTGTACAATAATAGGGCGGATGGCCCCCCGGGGGGATCTGATTCCTCTGAATTATCACCGcagtcctcatcttcctccaacCCTGAGGTGGCAGTCGATCTTAACTCGGCCAtaacaagaacaacaacaactactactactactactaccaAATCCAAAAGAAGGAGGTCGTTCCCATTGGGGTTTGTGACTGGGGTTTTGTTCTCTTCTAGCAGTGACCCGTCGTCTTTTGTTGACGGGACCAGGGCGGAGGGGAGACCGGTTGGTAGTAGTGGGAAGAACAGCACCACGGCGACTGCGCTGAGGAAGTTGAGCAACAGGTTCCCTTCGGCTGCGGAGAGCGGGGGTAGTGAGCAGGGgagtttgacgacgacgacgacgacggggccggtggtggttcgGACGTAtagcggtggtgggggggatcAGCGACGTCGGAGCCGGCGCGGTCGTGTGTTGAGTTCTGGGGTGGCGACGACTGGTAGTTCGAATCTTGACGTCACTACCACCACTACGCAAGCAACACTGTCATCCGAagaaacaacagcagcaaccatgCCGCCGAAACAACACCAGTCAGGGTCGGCGTCGTCGAAACCGCGATCGGGGTTCTTGCTGGGGGGTTGGACatggggggggagggaacagcgacgacaagaagaaccTAAACTCCCGCCTCTGGAGGCGTTTTCGTTTAGGTCTTTTGTTCAGGATGCgggccagcagcaacagggtGATATCAGTGCTGATTTGGATAGGATAGCGGAGATTTGTGCTAGGAGTCGGTACTCGTTGTCGAATCAGTACGAGGTTCATGTTGCGCCTCATGGGTCGGGGGCGGGGTTTGTGAcggaacaacaacaacaacaacaaccgagGAGTaggagggggaaaaagagTGTGGctgaggggaggttggagactATTATGAGCTGTAGTCGGAGTTGTTCCTctgaggggggagatgggatgagacaacaacagaagggggcgggggaggttgttgagggggtgagggggcggaagggcaaggggggtggggagtcAAGtaagaggttggagaggaaacGGTCGGCGAGTTTCGCGAATGCGATTatggagggtgagggggggcTGGttaagggggaggtggtggcgccgAGGGTGAGTGGGAGTGATATTGGGGTCAGGACTTGCTCTAGTACTACCGCTACTGAGGGTgtgtggcagcagcagcagccacggTATTATGAGGAGCTGCCACATGAGGGGCACCAGAGCCACTACACTTATTACAACCAAAACCCGAGATCGTCAAGTGGGAATTTGTTTGGGAGCTGGGTGCCGTGGCAGACACcggcttcatcatcaacaccacaggGAAGGAGGAATGCAGAGGGGAGGCTGAGGGAGTTGCTCAAGGCGCCgtcggaggggaggaggtga
- a CDS encoding hypothetical protein (COG:S; EggNog:ENOG503P54X), whose amino-acid sequence MAGFDGTAFFALFLGFFFPPLGVALLTGCGTDVYINLCLLIFGVIPAYLHLWYLVYVYLDNKKLLKPIDGGRPFVFCDKLQRISTRNRSTASLPTPRTSTKEVQPHRSNPAVQEKPAQEQKPTAEQTSTPSAISTPVSTSGPSTKPAQKTTTQAAASEPTPAMSPLPLLDNNDGASS is encoded by the exons ATGGCAGGTTTCGATGGTACCGCATTCTTCGCCCTTTTCCTCGgattcttcttccctcctctcGGTGTGGCGCTCTTAACAGGGTGTGGAACTGATGTGTATATCAACCTCTGTCTCCTCATTTTTGG CGTGATCCCCGCCTACTTGCACCTCTGGTACCTCGTATACGTGTATCTGGACAACAAGAAGCTTCTGAAGCCAATCGACGGCGGACGTCCGTTTGTATTTTGCGATAAGCTTCAGCGAATCAGCACTCGAAACCGAAGCACCGCAAGCCTTCCAACCCCCAGGACTTCCACCAAAGAGGTACAACCCCATCGGAGCAATCCGGCCGTGCAGGAGAAGCCAGCCCAAGAACAGAAGCCTACTGCTGAACAGACCTCAACACCGTCTGCTATATCAACCCCAGTCTCGACATCTGGTCCTTCGACAAAACCCGCACAGAAAACAACCACCCAAGCCGCAGCTTCGGAGCCAACCCCGGCAATGTCGCCGCTTCCACTTCTTGATAACAATGACGGCGCTTCTTCATAG
- the NRP1 gene encoding Asparagine-rich protein (ARP protein) (EggNog:ENOG503NWY0; COG:A) — MATPQQTPPFRTDRYVVIHVATTCDEHGVYVTKDSAEVIELGWILLDANSIDLHELHRESVLVKPVNTPITPLCSEFPPFSSRRCSIAISATLINFALLTVCLLASLTTLTWEHVRNAGTFRDAINRFDAFASEHLLSNDLDFVFVTLEAWDLRVQLPREARDKSVVLPPYLQHSRTFELRTEYQRWQQHHPESLPFGPSSLANICAALEVEPVQNSAPIKHNLPFHLQALAPASPRRAMDEAVTLTRVLRGLIKKSQPAHEHPGVLSQPMDARTDVRAFLSERSKILHMSGLPHDTTQSELESWFTQFGGRPIAFWTLRTPEQSKPTGSGFAVFSSHEEAAESLCMNGRALNEKAIEVSPSSSRVLDKAANILMPFPPSKNRPRPGDWTCPSCGFSNFQRRTACFRCSFPAVSAGPTGEMGYGYGYGPPAMMGPPPHHIGHHGHGGGHGGGRMGGSGVVPFRAGDWKCGNEVCGYHNFAKNQNCLRCGAGRATAAVVADSGYPSPMDAGSSYNMGHGSIGSAPGPGSFAGPGGFGSGAGYGQHFAGPQSTYALPSGIGGGAAPYPPLNTHFGPAPGSHSAGPFDSRAVETAFQSAGNGPASAGPGNNFYGQNENDPFAFLSSGMNNLSVSNQDARQNGGSAPPNKSPA; from the exons ATGGCTActccccaacaaaccccccctttcAGAACCGACCGATACGTCGTGATCCACGTCGCCACCACTTGCGACGAGCACGGTGTCTATGTCACCAAGGACTCGGCCGAGGTCATCGAGCTCGGCTGGATCCTGCTCGACGCCAACAGCATCGACCTTCACGAG CTTCACCGCGAAAGCGTCCTTGTCAAGCCtgtcaacacccccatcacccccctttgCAGTGAGTTTCCGCCGTTCTCGTCCCGCCGATGCTCAATTGCTATCTCGGCCACCTTGATCAACTTTGCTTTGCTGACCGTCTGTCTGCTAGCGAGCCTGACCACTCTCACATGGGAACACGTCCGGAATGCGGGCACTTTCCGGGATGCCATCAACCGTTTCGACGCCTTTGCCTCCGAACACCTGCTCTCGAATGACCTTGACTTCGTTTTCGTCACGCTCGAAGCTTGGGACCTGCGCGTTCAGCTTCCCCGTGAGGCCCGTGACAAGTCCGTTGTGCTGCCCCCCTATCTTCAACACTCGCGCACCTTTGAGCTCCGGACCGAATATCAGAgatggcagcagcaccatcccgAGTCTCTTCCATTCGGCCCCTCGTCTCTGGCTAACATTTGTGCTGCCTTGGAAGTCGAGCCTGTCCAGAATAGTGCCCCGATCAAgcacaacctccccttccacctccaggCACTGGCCCCTGCCTCCCCTCGCCGCGCCATGGACGAGGCTGTGACTCTCACTCGTGTGCTGAGGGGTCTGATCAAAAAgtcccagccagcccacGAGCACCCTGGTGTTCTCAGCCAGCCCATGGATGCTCGTACCGACGTCCGGGCTTTCCTTTCGGAACGGAGTAAGATCCTCCACATGTCAGGCCTGCCCCACGACACCACACAGAGCGAGCTGGAAAGTTGGTTTACTCAATTTGGCGGTCGTCCCATCGCTTTCTGGACTCTGCGTACCCCTGAGCAGTCCAAGCCCACTGGCAGCGGCTTCGCCGTGTTTTCTTCCCACGAGGAG gcTGCCGAAAGTCTGTGCATGAACGGCCGTGCATTGAATGAAAAGGCCATCGAAGTCTCTCCCAGCTCTAGTCGCGTTCTGGACAAGGCGGCCAACATCCTCATGCCATTTCCACCCAGCAAGAACAGGCCTCGGCCCGGCGACTGGACCTGCCCGTCATGCGgcttctccaacttccaaAGACGCACAGCGTGCTTCCGTTGCTCGTTCCCTGCCGTTAGCGCTGGTCCCACCGGCGAGATGGGCTATGGGTATGGATATGGCCCCCCGGCCATGATgggccctcctcctcaccataTTGGCCATCACGGACACGGTGGCGGACACGGCGGTGGCCGCATGGGCGGCTCTGGTGTCGTTCCTTTCCGGGCCGGCGACTGGAAGTGTGGCAACGAGGTTTGCGGTTACCACAACTTTGCCAAGAACCAAAACTGTCTTCGATGTGGTGCTGGCCGCGCCACGGCTGCTGTGGTAGCTGACTCTGGATATCCTTCCCCGATGGATGCCGGGTCTTCGTACAACATGGGACACGGCTCGATCGGCTCTGCCCCCGGCCCTGGTTCGTTTGCTGGCCCTGGTGGTTTTGGCTCCGGCGCAGGCTACGGTCAGCACTTTGCTGGCCCCCAGAGCACGTACGCTCTTCCCTCTGGCATTGGTGGCGGCGCTGCCCCGTATCCTCCTTTGAACACTCACTTTGGACCCGCCCCTGGGTCTCACTCGGCTGGTCCCTTTGACAGCCGTGCCGTGGAGACGGCCTTCCAATCCGCTGGTAACGGGCCCGCTTCTGCCGGTCCTGGCAACAACTTCTACGGACAAAATGAAAATGACCCCTTCGCTTTCCTTTCCTCAGGCATGAACAACCTTTCGGTCAGCAACCAGGACGCCCGTCAGAATGGCGGCTCAGCGCCTCCCAACAAGTCCCCAGCCTAA